The Acipenser ruthenus chromosome 46, fAciRut3.2 maternal haplotype, whole genome shotgun sequence genomic interval CTTAGCCCGGCTGTAGTGAGAGGGGTAGGAGGGATTATTTAGCCAATAGAAGACATGCCCGTTGCTCGATATCTGCAGTCCATTGGAGGTGAGATTGAGGACTCGCTATGTTTTGTTCCCTGTTTAGTTGAGCTCCGATTTACTttgatttgaatatttttttgttgACAGAGTCCTCAACCACTTCCATGTAGCTGCACTACACCAACCTGCCTGTAATGTTCACTGCATGTATAGGCACACTGACACCCACTCAGTTTTGTTGCCCATCTAAAATAAAACGTGTGTCAATACCCTTGGTTTACTTGTGTTCCTGCTCGATTGTCTCATTGCTGCCGAATGTTACTAACATTGCTTTGTGCTGCAATGAAAGTTGCCTCTATCAAACTATGCACCTATCGACCACCTTTCCACAGAAAACTGAGACATACAATTACAGAAAAATACCGTATTTATAAAAATATCGTATTTTTTACAGTGTATAACAGTATCCTCGCTTAGCTATGATATGGATAGAGTTTAAAAGAAATATAGATGTACCTTGAAGTGGCAAATTTACACAACGTTACCATTAAACTAGTCTGATACAGTGGCACTGCTGCATTTTCCATAACTTTAGGTTTACATGTGTAAAATCCATAAAGCCCTGTGCACAATTAATTACGCAGGTATAACAACATACAATATTTGTAGCTCCGTTGCAGACGACGATGTCACAATACACCTTCAGTAAATCCTGCTGGTATATGAATTGTACAACACTATAGGGGTGACCCGGAACTGCACCAACCACTTGTGCGTGGTTATCTCGACCACCCCTAAAATACTTGGTTTATGCAATGCAGGTGCTGAAATATGCTGTTAAAAGAGaacattctattattatttatttattagcagacgcccttatccagggcgacttacaattgttacaagatatcacattatttttacatacaattacccagttgggtttttactggatcaatctaggtaaagtaccttgctcaagggtacagcagtcaagagtccagagccctaaccactactccacactgctgccacattcTATAGAAGATTCTTTGAAGTAATACTTTATGAAAAGACAAAAATAGGTATTTTAGTTATTAATGGCAAAAAGATGGTAGCATTCTAAACCTTATGTTCAATAACGAGGCACAAGCCTGAAGaattatattataaataataactgaCAGCCTAAAACTCTATATGTTTCTTCTATTATTGGATATTAGTGGAATAAACTATAAAGTGTACAAATATTATTTTAGCGTCTTACAAAAAGTGGATTATGCAGGAGCATAGCGATGTGCTGTGTCTTGTATTGTGTAATACTGTTATTCCATTGACCAGCATTGTTCTATTTCTTAATAAAATGTACAACGGTGGCCATAACATTGCATCACCTTACATTTTTTCCTGCATTGTGTTGAGCTGATGCCTGAGAAATATAAGATGATGCAATAATCCTGACCACCAATATAGATTCCTGTATGCATGGGGGATTGATATTAGCAATATTGCATGGATTATTCTTTGAAAACACATCAACAACAGATCAACCAAGAAGAAAATCACCACCAGAATTAGCACACTTTCAATATGTTCTTTATTGAGCGAATGCTGCTGTGAGATGTTACATGAGTCAATGACAGGCTGCATCTTGTCACATGTCAGTAAGGTTCCCCCATGAATAAAAGTCCACTTTTTTAATTGCACTCTTGAGGTAAacataataaacaacaataaatagCATTTCTTAAGGCTAGGAGTTTTGTTTCTTATCATAATAATTTTTTGGCTCAGTTGGTTCTTTGCATAATCTTTTTCTCAGAAGTGACCCTCCAGCAACTCAGGAAATACCCCTTTGAAGTACATCTTTCATGCATTTGAtttattgttgttctttttttaaaatcatccaTATTAATATGTATTTTCACTTAATTTCCTCAGCTTTATGGAGGGCACACTTCATGAGCTTGCATGCATTCCCCCTCATATTGCACAAAGTAAATTACAGAGTCTTCACCCCTCCCATGAGAGAACCATTTCTGCTTAAAGCCCGTTAAAGCTGTCActcacatgcatttttttttatagctgtcATATCATATGGCTTTCTCTACTATGTTAGTTTTCTCTGCGGCAGAAGTTTTCACTCGCTTTCAGTCACTTGTTTTATGGATTGTGACGTGACCTTCTCCACCTTCTTTGTGGACACCAGCGTCTCCTCCACAACCTGCTCCACCTCTTCCATGGTCTGGGTGACTGTCACAGACTTGGTGATCTGTTTTTCTCCATCTCCTGTGGTGGTAATTGTTTCCACAGTCTTGGTGATGACCACCTTCTGACTGCTATCCTCTGCAGAGGGGCTCTCATCTACTCCATTGGTGACCACAGCCTTCTCTTCCTCATCTTGTTCCTCTCCACCCGAGCCTTCCTCAGCATTCTCCACTACCTCTCCATTGACGGCTGTGTCTTCCTTCTCTGCAGCATCCGACGCTGCCTCTTCATCAGCCTCACCTTTGGATTCCTTTTTTTCAGACCCAACTTTGCCTGCCTCACTCTTGGAGACAGTCTCCTCTTCAGCCTCCTCCTTGGACTCTTTTTCCTCTTCTGCGGTCTCATCCTCATCTGCCTTTTTGTCTTCAGACTCTTCTCCAGAGTCTTCCTTTGATTCTGCCTTGCCTTCATCCTTGGTCTCGTCTTCTGCTGTTTCTTCTTCTGTCTGTTCCTGCTCTCCTTCTTTCTCACTTTCTTTCTCTTCCTCACCCTCACTTGCCTCTTTCTGTTCTTCCTCTGGCTTGACTTCTTGTTTGGAGGCTTTGGTGCTCTCGATCTTCTCCTCCACAATGACCTCTTCTACAACAGCCTCACTCTCCTCTTCCTTTTCTCCTTCTTCTTTCTCTCCTTcagcttcttcttcttcctcctctgcCTTCTCTTCTCCCTCtgcttcttcttcctcctcttcagcCTCAGCTGTTTCTAATGTTTCCTCACCTTCTTCCTTCTCagcttcttcctcttcttcttctcccTCCTCTTTCTCACCTTCCTCTTCATCTTCTTCagcagcctcctcctcctcctcctctgcctcaGCCTTGGGGGCGCTGGCACTTACTGCTGCCTTTGAGACGGCTACCACCTCTTCTTCAACAGCCTCCTCTACCTCCTGTCCCTCCTCTTCCTTGGCTCCTTCCTCctgctcttcttctccttcctctTCTGCCTCTTCCTCTGCAGGTTCGGCAGCCAGCTCCTCTGCTACGGCAGCCAAGGCCATGTCCATCTCAGACTGCTCATCTTCCACCTTGGTCTCCTCAATGATTTCCTCCACAAACTTGTGTTGGACTTTCAACTTGGGGGGCTCAGCTTTTGCTTTATGGATTTTGGCTGGGGTGACGGGAACTGGTTGTCTGTATGGGAATGATGGACCGGTGATGCCGCCTGAGAATGAGCTGAAGCGAGTCTCTTCACCCTCCAGGAGCTTCCTGCAGATACAGAGAAAAACTACAGTGAAGACTGGAAATGTGTGAGTTGTAATAACAGAAAGTGTGAGTAGAGCATCACGTTACTTTCTTACATTAAATAAGCCATACCTTATTGATACGGCTAACAAGCGCCACTGCCTCAATAATCCTGAACAACCACCCTTGCTATTCAACCCTGGTCTTTCCCAAGCAGACTATTGGCTGTGCCAAGTTAGCTTCATTGTGTAGTGATTTTAAGCCGACTCATTTCCATTTTATTGAATGGCGAGTGCAGTAACCCATTGCATTGCCGAATCCCCTGTTTGTATATTTGTATGAATTACTGTATTGATTGTCTTGTTCATTTGAATTATATATGCAGTTTCTGTCTCCAATGACTTTCTTGTAAATGCATAGTGTCACTTAATAAATACTGAGtatggcaattattattattattattattattattattattattattattattattacttcagtTAAGAGGTGTCTAGTATTTCCTTGAATGTACTGGATAAATTGGTTGTTTGATTTATAAACTCCGATTTGACTTGTTAAATGTGTAAGACTTAAAATTCTTATTACTTTTCCTTAACATCAAATGAGGCataaacaatataatatttaatcAGACCACATTCAAATAGTCATCCGACACATTTCTGTACAATAATGTTGTTTACAGCCCGAAACCGAAACCATACTAAGCTTTCCTCTGCAGTtgtttaggtttttgtttgtgaaGAGAAcgtattatataaataaatatggaagTCACTGACATGTTTTTAAACGTAGTTGAGATACGTTTTTAACGGTTTAAATATATGCTGCTAAGCTATGTATCTCAAAACACATTATTCTGGCATTTGAATACTGCAGTAGAAAGAATTATAGCCAGTgcgagtgtttaaatgagactcCTGTTTACAGTAAGTGTCTTTCATTATAACACAGGCTGATCTAATTACCAGTAGCTACGCAATAGGAAAGTGGGAATCTGTATAATGAATTTAGTGTGTATACATCACACGGAATCAATACAAactctgtttctgtttaattaGATAAGGCAGAGATATGACCATTACCAGGCCATGGTGTTTCTTTGAGTTATGTCTGTGTTGGAggattattttataatgtttttagcAGATCTTTGTGGATTAAATGCATACCAGGAAAGCAGTGGAGGTCTGTGAATGTTTTATGGACACGTCCCTTGGTCTCAGTAAACTGAGGAGGTGATTTTCTAAGAGCAGTGTTATTGATTCTGATTAAGTGGGATAGTGATATAATCGTTAACCCATCGGCTATCCATCAAGTCATCCATGCCTGGATGGATAGCCGTAGAGATGGTAGGTCACCTGGGACCCTTTAGAATGGCCCAGAGGCATAGAAGGACAATGCTGCTAACACCTTCACATGCAGTGGTCCTCCAACTGAGCCTGACAATAGCTCCCCTATCCCCTATCCCCTATCCCCTACCCCCTGTGCACCCTCTCTGCATCGTCGGTGTTGCAGCCAGGGTGTGGCAAGCTCAAGCTCTAAAACTGCATTTGCTGCTGAAGCTGCCGCTCTCTACAAAgccatgcttttaaaacaaacaacagcaaaaaaacaaaggaCTTGCCCGCAGTACTGTTTGAAAGTGTGTTGTGTAGTTCTGtcttaattaaaaccctcctttttcaagtgcaaattaacttCTGAAAAATGACGGCAATCAGCAGTGGTTTGCTTTGCTGCCACTCAACCAAAATGAATGGTCACAGGAAGCGCTTCTCGTTCATATATTCAAATCAAATCAACATCATTTCGGAAATAACATTAgtacgattatttaataacgaaatatcCATAATGACTtcttgaaaatgcccaaatcaatgcAACGAGAGACTGACATGTTAAAGCCACCATCAGCTCCTAAAATTAATTCTGCAGCAATATAACACCTCCTTGGTGTTACATTTCCATAGCCAGTACATAACTGAAAAAAGGGTAATAGCAGTAATAGTTTACTTCCATTCACAGTACTGTATTATGTTTAACTCGTCAATACAAGTCATATATGCAGCTGCATTCTTAAATAACCCATTCTCAATTATTTGTTCCAAACTATCTAACATGTAAAATACACTTAATGATGAACACTGAAATAAACTGAAatgattttgtatatattgtagcagAGTCGCTGGACTGTATGATATTTTATTAGTGCGGTAGCAGCCAATGCGCAGTAGGTATACTTCAAGAGTCCTCAAAACAACCTTGAAGCTCGTCGTCACAGCTGCAGTGTAGAGCATGGCACAGGCTGTTGGCTCACTGTTGCAGTGCTGTCAGTGGAAGTTTACTCATTCGCTATTATGCTAAAGAAGTTGCAGCAAACATCTGCAGCGCTATTAATATTCAGGACGTGCCCGCCTATGCGTGGTTACCTGTATGCTGCGATTTCGATATCCAGAGCCATCTTGACATTGAGCAGGTCCTGGTATTCCCTCAAGTGACGTGCCATTTCCCATTTCGTTCCTTTGAGCTCGTTGTCGAGCTGATGGATCGTCTCCTAAAAGGCAAAAATTAAAAAACGGGATACGATTCATTTCTGATTAATAGGGTTACCATTTCGGTTAGTCAGTGTGTTATTTTATATGATGCAAAATTAACTGCAGTGCTGTATTTAAGTCAAGCTTGAAATTATGCGCATTTCTATTGGTTTCGGTTAGTGGTAACATTTATACGCAGACTTGTCAAGTGATACAGCGTGTATCA includes:
- the LOC117411729 gene encoding neurofilament medium polypeptide-like, coding for MSYTLETIGSPSYRRVMDTRTNYSRSSTTPSSGFRSQSWSRASPSSSLSSSFKRTNVAVPRAYSSTVHSSSDSLDFSQSSALNGDYKRSNEKEQLQGLNDRFAGYIDKVHYLEQQNKEIEAEIQALRQKQVTHSQLGNVYDQELGELRAVLEQVNHEKAQIQLDTDHIEEDIHRLKDRYEEDVRVREDTEATIRAMKKDVEDSALVKVELDKRAQSLQDEIAFLKNNHEEEVGELLAQIQASQVTVERKDYLKTDITSALKEIRSQLEGHSSQNFQQAEDWFKCRYSQLTEAADQNKEAIKSARDEISEYRRQLQSKSIELESARGTKESLERQLNDIEDRHNSDLTSYQETIHQLDNELKGTKWEMARHLREYQDLLNVKMALDIEIAAYRKLLEGEETRFSSFSGGITGPSFPYRQPVPVTPAKIHKAKAEPPKLKVQHKFVEEIIEETKVEDEQSEMDMALAAVAEELAAEPAEEEAEEEGEEEQEEGAKEEEGQEVEEAVEEEVVAVSKAAVSASAPKAEAEEEEEEAAEEDEEEGEKEEGEEEEEEAEKEEGEETLETAEAEEEEEEAEGEEKAEEEEEEAEGEKEEGEKEEESEAVVEEVIVEEKIESTKASKQEVKPEEEQKEASEGEEEKESEKEGEQEQTEEETAEDETKDEGKAESKEDSGEESEDKKADEDETAEEEKESKEEAEEETVSKSEAGKVGSEKKESKGEADEEAASDAAEKEDTAVNGEVVENAEEGSGGEEQDEEEKAVVTNGVDESPSAEDSSQKVVITKTVETITTTGDGEKQITKSVTVTQTMEEVEQVVEETLVSTKKVEKVTSQSIKQVTESE